ACAGCCCCATGGCATAACCGAGCGGAATGCCGATGAGCGAGCCGAAGAAGAAGCCGGACAGCACACGCGACAGCGACCAGCCCAGATGTTCCCAGAGGGTGAAATTCTGATAGCCTTCCTTGCTGATTTCGATAAAGCGAGCCAGCACCGCTTCGGGCGACGGCATCCAGATGGGCTCCATCTGCAACCCCGGATCCGGCTGGAACACAAGTGATCCCTTGGCCGTCATCGAGACGGTGCCGTCCTCGACACTCACTTCCTGCCCCGGCTCGATGGCCTGACCGTCAATGGCTGTCACCTTGGCGTCGTCGCCATCATTCTTGGTCACATTGAGAAAGACCGAGCGCCATGCCGCCGTGTTGGCATAATCATCAAGCGCATACGGGCTGCCTTCGCTGCGTGTCTCGGTTTTGGCCGTCTCCGGTTTCTCCCCGATCTCGGAGACAACCACATGCACGGCGGCTTCGCTCTTGCTGCCGGTCGCATCCTCGACCGTATAATTGAATCCCGTCTCACCAATGAAGGGGCCGGGCACATGGAACGGCACCCATTTGGAGCCGGTGAAGGCACCCCAGATGAGGAAGATCACCAGAATGGAAAAGATCGAGGCCGCCCGGTCCGGTTTGATGGCACTCTCATCGCCAAAGGTCACGGTCTTTCGCGCGTTGAAGTCATCGTTGCGCCGCATGAAGCTTCGGATGTAGTGAACGGCGAAATATGCCGCAAGGAACAGGCCAATATAGATTGCAAGTATGATATATCCGGTCATGCGGCAGACTCCGATGAACCCATGATTTCTTCTTCCATTTCCCAGATCATCGAGAGGATTTCCTCACGGGTTTCCGCAAAGCCTTCGCTCTTTTTCACTTCTCTGAGGTCGGCCCCCACAGCCCGGTCGGCAAAGGGCAGGCGATATTCCTTGTGAATGCGCCCTGGGCGCGGAGCCATCACCAGAAGACGCTCGCCCAGCAGCAACGCCTCCTCCACCGAATGGGTGATGAGGATCACGGTCTTGCCGGTTTCCTTCCAGAGCTTGAGAATGAGCCCCTGCATCTTCTCGCGCGTCAGGGCATCAAGGGCACCGAGCGGCTCGTCCATCAGGATAACATCAGGATCATTGGCAAGGCACCGCGCCAGCGCCACGCGCTGCTGCATCCCGCCAGAAAGCTCATAAACAGCCTTGTCGGCAAAGTCCTTCAGCCCGACGATCTTGAGCAGATATTCAACGGTGGTGTTGCGATCCGGTTCAGACATATTCTTCATTCGCGGCCCGAATTCCACATTGCGGCGCACGCTCATCCATTCGAACAGCGCCCCTTTCTGAAACACCATGCCGCGTTCGGCATCCGGGCCGGTAACCACATGGCCGTTCAGCCGCACCTGACCGCTGGTCGAGGCGAGAAAACCGGCAACGATATTCAGCAAGGTCGATTTCCCGCAACCCGAAGGCCCGAGGATCGACATGATTTCGCCCTTGGCGAGGTCAATAGAAACGTCTTCCAGGGCCTGAACATGCGCACCGTCAGGCAAATCAAAGCGCATGGAAACATTCTCGATATGCAAGCCATCCATGGGTGGATACTCCTCGTCACTGTCGGGATGAAATGAGAAGAGATGGAACCCGGGCGGGCACCATCTCCTGATCGATGACGGGATTATTTGGCAGCGGCAAGATAGCTGGCATCCACCGCAGCGTCATAGGACTCGAGCGTCTCGGGGATTGAACCTGCATCCTTGAAGACCGCAGCCACGCCACCCATAAAGGTCTGGACGCCACCGCCGAGCCATTTCTTGCCCAGTTTCTCGTCCATCGCCGGGAAGGCGAAGGTATCGAGCGATGCTTTCGCGTCCGCCAGTTCCATGCCGGAATCCTTGGCAATCACTTCGAGCATTTCGTCGGACTTCTCGCCCGCATTCCACATCGCATTGGCTTCCTCGGTCACCTTGAGGAATTTCGTCAGCAGCTCACTTTCCTGCGCCGCAAAGGTCGAAGGCGCGGAGATCACGTCAAAGACGAGAATGCCAACTTCTTCCTTCTCGGCACCGGTAAGCAGAACATTGCCATGCTCTTTCATCCGGCGCAAAGCACCACCAAAGCCGCAAACCATGTCGAGGTTACCCTGTGCAAAGGCAGCCGCCCCTTCAGCCGGAGCCATATCGACGATTTCCATGGTCGAGATGTCGACATCAAAATATTTCATCTGCTCAAGGAAGCCATAGTGAGCAGCGGTGCCTTTCGGCAGACCAACCTTCTTGCCTTCCA
The sequence above is drawn from the uncultured Cohaesibacter sp. genome and encodes:
- a CDS encoding ABC transporter permease subunit gives rise to the protein MTGYIILAIYIGLFLAAYFAVHYIRSFMRRNDDFNARKTVTFGDESAIKPDRAASIFSILVIFLIWGAFTGSKWVPFHVPGPFIGETGFNYTVEDATGSKSEAAVHVVVSEIGEKPETAKTETRSEGSPYALDDYANTAAWRSVFLNVTKNDGDDAKVTAIDGQAIEPGQEVSVEDGTVSMTAKGSLVFQPDPGLQMEPIWMPSPEAVLARFIEISKEGYQNFTLWEHLGWSLSRVLSGFFFGSLIGIPLGYAMGLSNWVRGWFDPIVEFMRPVPPLALIPLVIIWFGIWETGKVVLLFLAALWIMTIAARAGVSGVNITKVHAAYSLGANKRQVLWYVIVPNSLPEIFTGARVAMGVCWGTVVAAELVAAQKGAGMMIIAASKFQLTDIVMMGIFLIGIIGYGIDIAMRIAERILVPWKGKA
- a CDS encoding ABC transporter ATP-binding protein is translated as MDGLHIENVSMRFDLPDGAHVQALEDVSIDLAKGEIMSILGPSGCGKSTLLNIVAGFLASTSGQVRLNGHVVTGPDAERGMVFQKGALFEWMSVRRNVEFGPRMKNMSEPDRNTTVEYLLKIVGLKDFADKAVYELSGGMQQRVALARCLANDPDVILMDEPLGALDALTREKMQGLILKLWKETGKTVILITHSVEEALLLGERLLVMAPRPGRIHKEYRLPFADRAVGADLREVKKSEGFAETREEILSMIWEMEEEIMGSSESAA
- a CDS encoding ABC transporter substrate-binding protein; this encodes MMKLTGLLSTIAGVAMMGGLQVANAAEELTVAYFLEWPMPFQYAKEKGLYDEALGMPVKWVSFDTGTAMSAAMASGDVQIAVSQGLPPFVVAASAGQDLKIVDIAVSYSENDNCVVAEALEIDKTNAKELEGKKVGLPKGTAAHYGFLEQMKYFDVDISTMEIVDMAPAEGAAAFAQGNLDMVCGFGGALRRMKEHGNVLLTGAEKEEVGILVFDVISAPSTFAAQESELLTKFLKVTEEANAMWNAGEKSDEMLEVIAKDSGMELADAKASLDTFAFPAMDEKLGKKWLGGGVQTFMGGVAAVFKDAGSIPETLESYDAAVDASYLAAAK